A genomic window from Helicobacter sp. MIT 21-1697 includes:
- a CDS encoding LLM class flavin-dependent oxidoreductase has protein sequence MKEAKPIHFNAFEMNCISHLSPGLWRYPKDQALRYKDIEYWQNIAKVAEKGLFDAIFIADVIGVYDIYGGNDLGALKTALQVPVNDPTQLAVIGAAVTQHLGFGVTAGVPFEHPFPFARRLSTLDHLTKGRVGWNIVTGYLPSANKNMGSSESPHDERYNIADEYMEVIYKLLEGSWEDDAVILDKASGDFANPAKIHHIGHHGKYFDVPGIHICEPSIQRTPVLFQAGNSARGREFAATHAEAIFIAPPTKEYAKIAVKQVRDALIKARRDPYSAKIYVLATIITDANENLAQAKYKDLLSYASVEGSLVINSGWLGVDLSRYKLDDPLSNIQSNAIVAQVEALSNSTTDDGRVWTLRDLIELTGIGCQGPKFVGSPQKVADILQDFIAYSDADGFNLAYATTPGTFEDVVEFIVPELQKRGVYKESYTQGSLRHKLFGKGDRLGDEHIASKYRVGGEKSTINDYDNTGRTKENK, from the coding sequence ATGAAAGAGGCAAAACCCATTCATTTTAACGCTTTTGAAATGAATTGTATTTCTCATCTTAGTCCGGGGTTATGGCGCTATCCCAAAGACCAAGCACTACGATATAAAGATATTGAGTATTGGCAAAATATTGCAAAAGTGGCAGAAAAAGGGTTATTTGATGCAATTTTTATCGCTGATGTCATCGGGGTATATGATATTTATGGTGGCAATGATTTAGGTGCGCTCAAAACTGCTTTACAAGTGCCTGTGAATGACCCTACACAACTTGCTGTAATTGGCGCAGCAGTTACGCAGCATTTAGGTTTTGGTGTAACTGCAGGTGTGCCTTTTGAGCACCCTTTTCCTTTTGCACGCCGCCTTAGCACGCTTGATCATCTTACCAAAGGACGCGTAGGTTGGAATATCGTTACAGGCTATCTCCCAAGTGCAAATAAAAATATGGGCTCAAGTGAATCGCCTCACGATGAGCGTTATAACATAGCTGATGAGTATATGGAAGTCATTTATAAACTTTTAGAGGGAAGTTGGGAAGATGACGCGGTGATTTTAGATAAGGCAAGTGGTGATTTTGCAAATCCTGCGAAGATTCACCACATAGGACATCACGGCAAATATTTTGATGTGCCCGGAATCCACATCTGTGAGCCAAGCATTCAACGCACCCCTGTGCTCTTTCAAGCAGGAAATTCCGCTCGTGGGAGAGAGTTTGCCGCTACACACGCAGAAGCAATTTTCATTGCACCTCCTACTAAAGAATATGCTAAAATCGCAGTTAAACAAGTGCGTGATGCGCTTATCAAAGCTAGACGCGACCCATATAGCGCAAAAATCTATGTGCTTGCTACAATCATCACTGATGCAAATGAGAATCTTGCTCAAGCCAAATATAAAGATTTGCTTTCTTATGCAAGTGTTGAAGGCTCACTTGTCATCAATTCAGGTTGGCTCGGTGTAGATTTATCCAGATACAAGCTTGATGACCCATTAAGCAATATCCAATCAAATGCCATAGTTGCACAAGTGGAGGCTTTGAGCAACTCTACCACAGATGATGGGCGAGTTTGGACACTAAGAGATTTGATTGAGCTTACAGGCATAGGCTGTCAAGGACCAAAATTCGTTGGAAGCCCACAAAAAGTAGCTGACATTCTGCAAGATTTTATCGCATATTCTGACGCTGATGGATTCAATCTCGCGTATGCTACTACACCGGGCACTTTTGAAGATGTAGTAGAGTTTATCGTCCCTGAACTCCAAAAACGAGGAGTGTATAAAGAATCTTACACGCAAGGGAGTTTGCGCCATAAACTCTTTGGCAAAGGCGATAGACTTGGCGATGAACATATCGCTTCAAAATACAGAGTAGGGGGCGAAAAATCAACTATCAACGATTATGATAACACAGGCAGAACAAAGGAGAATAAGTAA